ATTTAGAAAAGGACAAGGAGGGCCACAGTGCCCACAGGgccctttttctcttccatccctcCCCCATCCGCCGGAGTTTGTCCTGACCTGGGCGATGCGTTTGGAGAGTTCTGTTTAGGTAAGAGGGTACTTAACAGATCAGTactgaaaacacaaagcaataaTTTTTGTTACTGAGACAAGAGTCTGtatgtctgtttttttaaatatttcctaattAAAGAAGAGCTGCATTttattgggtttatttttattctatataCTTCAAATTTGGGTCTGCGGACAGCGCTTTCCTCCCTCTTGGTATATGCGCTGAACTGCTTCCGTGCCCCCTCCAGACATCCAAggccagctgtgctgctgctgggctgtgaTTCACTCTCTGGCCAGTGCTGCCACTGCCTGGAGGCTGGGGCTCCGGTTTCAGGgtgggcattttttttaaaagaaataaagctgtgtTTTTAAGCCAGTAAGTTATTACACTCCAATGTTTGTTCTCTCCACACCTGTAACCCTTTTTccagatttcagttttaaattcctaataaattatttgaaaactgtCCTTCTCTGTCATTATTTGGGAGTGGGAGATTTTCAAATGGAGGAGATTGCAGGTGAACTTGGAGCTGGCAGGAGTCGCATCCTGCCATTAGGATAAAAGCCCCAGGCAGGGCTATGACTCTGTGTTCTGCTCCCAGACTTTGGCAGTGGCCCAGTTTATAATGTGTGGCAGATCTGGCTTTAATAGAGATTGTGTCTCTTCTCTATGTTACAGAGGTTTTGTATAGATACTTGTAGGCTCAAGAAAGCAGGAGATAGTGTGGTGTTCAGAAGTTTGGGTCAGATGCTCTGGATTCAATGACTATGGTGGACCAAGGAGGCTAGGTCTAAGAAATCAAAATGTAGagatgggaagggaagaaaagtccTTAACAGACAACACTACAAGAAAAAGGTGAATTCTGACAGTGTGAAATAGTAGGGAACCCTGTGCAGCAGGTCTTAATTATAGAgaagtcttaaaaataattgaagGCTCAAGCCTGTAAGTTTAGGAACCAGCTGTAAGTTGGGATGTCCTCACAAGCATACTGAGGACCAGTGGCTTTGTATGCAGCACAGGTTGGGGGAAACCAAAAATAGCATTGGTGGAAAAATCTTTACCCTGCTGGGATTTTTCTCACGAGGCACTCTTGTGGTGCTCACATGCTCACTTTCCCACACACGGTGATCTTCTTGTTGAATTAAAATGTACGAAATCCAAGATATGACAGTATTTTTGATCTGTGACTTAAAAAGGCCAGTTTATTGGAAGTTTTCTTCACAGCATCAATAATAAATCAGACATTGAGAAGCGAGGAAGAAGGAACCTTAGAGTCCTAAGGTTCATAGGTAAGAGAACAGAgacataataatttaaaaaagagtaaaGGTGGCCAAAGtagcaaaggagaaagagaacACTTAAGTGGATATTGAAGGGAAAGTCAGCAGATTGATCTGTGGGCaaaagattaaattattttctctgaactAACTGTGGTACAGACTGTCCTTTACATCAGCCTTTAATGTTTGTTCAATGTTTTATTAGGACATGAGAATCTCGAATCTGTAACTCGGCATCTGTTTGGCTTTAGGTAACCTGTGAGTGGGGAATCCCAGAGGATCAGAGAGCGTGTGAGAGATCAAAAAGGTCGTGTTGATGAACAACCAGAACCATTCTGTCTACCTTTAACTAGATGTCCTATGGATATGTAAGCATCCTGTGGATACTGTGGGTACCCTGGCATAGTTTCAGACCCTATGAGATGGAAGATGTCCTCATTGTCCCCTATAGAAGCATGCATTTGAACCTACTGAAGGGTGGTGAACCCTAAGTTTCCTGAACAAGCACTCTGGCGTATTAGGCTGTTAGGAAAAGGTGGGCTGTGCCTCTTCCTCTGCTCTCAAAAACTGAAGGCTTGCTTGGTGCTTTAGAAATAAATGCAGTCTGACTATCAAGTGAGCAGTCTAGGATCTACTTTTTGGGTGTGTAAAAATGCCAAACCTGTAGCCCTGACGGTGCTAGAGCCTCTGGGGTCTGAATATAAGTGCAGTATTTTGGACTTAACCCCTGGCTGACTCCAGGAAGGTTTTTCTTACCCatttttttatcttatttcaaGGCTTGCTAACTGGCCTTATACCTTGGCATAGAGAACCAAAGGGCGTAACTGGGTTCTGCTTTGGTGCTGGAGAAAGAGAAACTGCTGTCTCTGAGCTACTGAAGTCTGCTGTGTATGTTGAAACTTCTAAGCCCAGTTCGTTTCCAGTGTAAGTCCCTTAGGGTCATGTGAAAACAGACACTACTCCTTGTTTAAGCTAGATACAGAGGCTTTCCATGTCGCTTGGCTCCTGTTTCTTGCCTAGTAGTACCTCCTTCTCCTCTATGGCTTCAAAGTAAAAAACAGCTTGAACTGTTCTCAGTTCAGCTTGTGCGAAAGGGTCATTTGGGGAGAGTGGATGACCTGTACCTTATTCTCTAAATTAGGCCAGGACAATCCATGGAGAGATACAGGATTAATAAGTGGGATACCATAAAAAAGAGGTTGCCAGTATTAGTAGGGTGGTTATTTGTGTGCCAGCAATTTCCAACATAACTACCACACTGCTACTATTTTTTAGTAGAGAGCCCTTAAAAGTGTTCAGATCTTTCAGGCTGGCTTTTAATAGTAGCATTGAAAGAATTTAATAGCAAAAATCTAGAGAGCAAATATTTGCCTTCCTGGCTTTCATAGATTTTAATTGCACTGGCCTTCAACTGGTCATGTCACAACCTGCTGCCCACAGCCTCCAATGGAAGAAGTCTGCATTTAGTAACATAAATACTGGCTTGTTTATCTCATACCCATGTCAAGGTGAGGTTGTCTTATAAAGGGCTGCATTTTCTTTAGCACCAATCTCTCTGTAAGTCCTCTGAGAATGAAGTCCCTGGCcctgcttttcctgctgtctgGTGTGTAGGTGGCACTCACCCCCCCGGACTGGTAACACCATGCCTAACTCTAACCTTTGTGTCTCTTCTCAGTGGGCGCAGCCAGCGCTGCTCTCTCACCCTGGGCCGTGTGGGAGCTTCGCAGCATGATCAAATGCACCATCCCAGGCAGCCATCCTCTGCTGGAATTTGGTGACTACGGCTGCTATTGCGGCTTGGGAGGCAGTGGGACTCCAGTGGATGAGCTTGACAGGTTTATAAGACTCTGCTTTTACAAACCTCTTTCCCTGCTTGTGCATGGTTCTGCACACCAGCTTCGTCTCAGCTGACCCTGCTTATAAATGTTCACAAAACTCTGGCTGCTGTGAATGAAGCTTTCTCTCAAAGACTGATTCCAGGAAAAAAGGATGTGTAGTATCACACCTTGATGCCTTATTATTAAGATAAAATATAATCCCAGCAACTCTGTTTTCCCTTCTGTGGCAACTACACCGCACTCATTCCAGCATTTTTGTTTCATAAGTGCCGTGCCAGCAGCTGGGATGCAGCTCTGCACACACTGCCCAGTGCACAACCATCAACAtgtgcagggctgagctgcaaAATGCTAAGAAGTGGCTTGGGCAGTTTAGAGATCACACAAGTCTGATAGCCAAGGTGCAGTGAATTGTGTCGGCTGTCAGCTCTTCAGCTACCAGGCACTGACGGGGCGTGTAGGGTAAATgctggcttttgctttcctgGTGCCCAATAGACAACTGTGAAGCTACTCCAGTAAGTACAGGTGTACCAGACACCTCTTGGACCATTAGCTGGCAGAACCGTGTCCCTTTGAGGTCCTTCGTGTCTGCTTTCTTACCACTccgtatcttttttttccccagtgccttGTCAAAGCAATACTagtgtatttatatacactgagTTTGCATTTCTGGTATTTTCTGACCTTTACCTCACTGTTTCCCAGGTGCTGTCAAGCACACGATGAGTGCTACTCCCGGGCACGTAAACTAGAAGCATGCAGATCCCTCTTGGACAATCCCTACACAAAGCTGTACAGCTTCAGCTGCTCCAGCGGGCAGATCACATGTAACAGTAAGTCCACTTCCATGTCACTCCACTTCAAACATTACTCCAGTCTCTCTTCTGAAGGAACAGGGCTACGTTACACTCCATGATTCTGTGGCAGGAGGGCGCAGTGCAAGTCCCTGCCGGGCGGCTGGTTATTATAAATGGGGCACCTCACACGGGCACCAGAGTGAATGTTCTCCATATAGCACACAACTTAAAAGTTTCTTAAGATATATGGTATCGCAGTACATAGGGAAGCCTGTCCCCTCTTCAGGGGATTGAGTCCCTGTGGTACTTTTCTGGGAGTCCCTTTAATGGCAGCATGTAAGAGATCAGCATGCTAACCGGGCAGTGTTACACAGCTTCTGCCAAGCATCTCTAATGTTAATGGTGGAGCTTTTATAGGGCTCTGGAACAGAGATAAGTAGCAGATAGGCTGGCAAACAGAATcgcagggaaggaaggagcaagGAGATTTCTGGGCTGGAGCACGCAGCTTTGGGGCCAGGAGGTTAGCGGGGAGAAGCACATACACCCCCAAAATGAGGGCAGCAGTAAAAGGGCTACGCCCCGGCAGCAGGAATGCCTGCCTGAGTCACTGCAGTGCCTGGTGAAGGAGCTGTGGGGTCTGACCACTCCTGCTCTCTCCTCCAGGCAAGAACCACGAGTGCGGGATGTTCGTCTGCAACTGCGACCGCACGGCTGCCATGTGCTTCGCCAAGGCGCCCTACAATCCCGAGCACAGCAGGCTGGACACCAAGAAATACTGCAACTAATCCTCATCCTcgtcctcctcctgcccctcagGGCGGCAAAAGGCCGGCAGCGGCCTCTCGCTAATAAACGCCTCGCAATCacccgccgcctcccgcctcgAACCTGCGCCACGCTGAGGGGAAGGGCGGGCGGGAACCaggctgaggggagaggagaggcccCGCCCCCTCTGCCCACGGTCCATTGTGGCGCGTgcggcgccccccccccgccgcgttCGTTGATTGGCCCTTGGAAGCGGCGCGGGCGCGAGGCCGCCTGCAGGTGCGCCCCGCGGGGtagccccgccccctccctgcCTTGAGGGCGCGAGTCCCGCCCTCTCCCCTCAGGTGCCGGCGGCTGAGGTGAGGCGGAGGGTCGCTCCATCCCGCCTGGGTCTCCTCAGGGCGGCCCTGCCTTCGCCCTCCCGGTGAGCGAGGCACTGCTCCTCGGGGTGCCCACGCGTTGGCTACAGCGCAGCTTGCCCCTCGCGTGGGTGCGTATCTGGGGGGCTCGAGCCGTTTGTCTGGCTGTTCGCTGCTCTGAGAGAACCCTATGTGCTTACCCTGGGGAGGTCTTCCCCTGCCTGGTGCTGTTCCTGGTCAGGAGCTGTAGGGAAAGAGGTAATGTTGGCCTGGAAGTCAGGGGAGGGCGGGGAGCCCCTCTGAGGGACAGTATCTGCCCTAGTTTTCCTGTCCTGACAAGGTTCTGCGCCAAAGCTTCCGCCCAGACTTGGTGCCATCGTGCCGCAAAGGCAGTTTTACTGGCAGAGGCTTTCAGGAGGGTGTTGGTGAGCTCCTGTGGCAGGGGCTGCTTATGCCCCTGTTTGCtgacagggcaggaggaaggcccTGCTTCATCACCAGAAAACAGCTCTATTGCCTCCACCAGCTGAAGGAGAGTGTTCATCCCGCCCTGTCATCTTTGATCAGGCACAGAATGGAGATCTTGGATGAGTTTGACAACGAGTATCCCCTCAGTATATCATTTTGCAAGCTGATTTCCTTAGAGGAATTTGAGGAGCAGTCTTTGTCGTACACTCAGCAATGCCTGCATGAACTGTACTCAAACATGGAGCAGAACCCAAGGATCTGTGAGAGGgctctgagaaagcagaaacagatggagaaggaagaagctgGCTTGATATCTTATTTGAAGGTACTTGCAATGCCTTCCTAGTGAAGGTCACTGGATCTTTGAGGGTATTAGGGTGATAATGAGATAAGATGGTAAattgcattttgttctttttaaaaaaaaaaaaaaagttgtgtctCAGCTAGATACTCCATCTTAAGGCAGACTTAGTCCTAGTTTTGTACCAATATTTGTTGCTTAGTTTTCCTTGGGTGTTTGTGTACGTGAATTTTCTGGAAACATTGAGCTCTTGGGGTCATCCACAGAAAACCTGAGGATCCTGGATGCACTCCTGTCATACGGCTAAAAGGAATCATTCCTAGGGCTGGAAGCGCAAGATGAGGTCTCCTGTCCTCACACACTAGCTTTGATTCTGAAATTATTGTTTGTAGAGCAGTAAAGGTCCTAAGTAAAAGTTACTGAAATCCCTTTGTCGTGATAAATGATAAATCCCATTgtagagaaaaagtaaaataccaTCACTATCTAGAAGAAACACTGTGCTTCTGAGCTGTATCATCACAAGCAGGGTAGACAGCTGGGGTGCAGTTGGAACCATTTCAGAAACTTGGTATAAATTTTCCCTGTAGTAGGAACTCTCTAGATTTGAGGTGATCTGCTCCTGGCATCCAGCATTTGGGGCATGCTAGCATTCCCTAGAGAAACTCAATGGATAGATGAAGGCACCAATTCATTCTATATCTGTCTTACTCCATACAGATTTTTATAAGCCTGCACTTATGTTTGGTCCCTTGATGATGCTTCTCATTTACATGCTGCTTTGGTGGTGTGAAAGACTTAACAGTAAATTTAAACAGCCCCCTGAGCGAGCCCATACACAGGGAATGTAAAGTGGCAGGCCCTAATAAATGGCATGGGTGGGGAGGTTGAAGGGGTTGTGCAAAGTTGCTCTTTAGGGCTTTGAGGAACATTGTGGAAAGAGGCTAAGAGCAGGCCAGTGATTGCTTGAACTGACTTGCTGCCAGCTTATGGGGAGTACAAAGAGTATGTGAAGATCTTCTGCCGTGCCAGTCTGTATTTCTGTTCCAAGACCAGAAATAGAGTACCTGAAATACAAGGTATCCCTGTGGTCAGCAAGCATGGGAGCTCTGAAGCCCTACACACAACACTGCAGCCATTGCAGCTGGCGTGTGAGATGCTGGAGGGATGGTGGCTCTGTGGGCTTACGTTGCAGAAGTAAAGTCTCAGTGtcttatcttccttttctctATTGTTGTTTTCTAGGCCAAGATTTTTCAGGctctgcagggagagctgaaTTACTCTAACTATATGGGCATTGCAGAGATGAAAGAGAAAGTACTCCAGCTGAGACAAGACATGCAGAGAGTGAACAACTACGCTCATGGTAATGACCATGCTTCAGTTTTTATTTGGGCCTGGAGACCAATACTAGATGCTTGTACTGTTGCTCTTCCTCTCAGgctcagcttttcttcttctctgccaCTGTCTAGTTAGTGATGCAGAAGGGAAAAAGTGCAGAATGTGGTAATTG
Above is a genomic segment from Harpia harpyja isolate bHarHar1 chromosome 9, bHarHar1 primary haplotype, whole genome shotgun sequence containing:
- the PLA2G1B gene encoding phospholipase A2 isoform X1 gives rise to the protein MKSLALLFLLSVGAASAALSPWAVWELRSMIKCTIPGSHPLLEFGDYGCYCGLGGSGTPVDELDRCCQAHDECYSRARKLEACRSLLDNPYTKLYSFSCSSGQITCNSKNHECGMFVCNCDRTAAMCFAKAPYNPEHSRLDTKKYCN
- the PLA2G1B gene encoding phospholipase A2 isoform X2 gives rise to the protein MIKCTIPGSHPLLEFGDYGCYCGLGGSGTPVDELDRCCQAHDECYSRARKLEACRSLLDNPYTKLYSFSCSSGQITCNSKNHECGMFVCNCDRTAAMCFAKAPYNPEHSRLDTKKYCN